In Erpetoichthys calabaricus chromosome 11, fErpCal1.3, whole genome shotgun sequence, the DNA window GAACAGACTtgtttctgtcacacaacttgaagtttcctcagtagaatttaattgtttgatttttttctgatatctttgtgcaatacTGGACAGAACTTcaagttagtaatttgtttaaaaatgtaggtttgggatttttgtatctttgtgcaatatatgacagaacttgtttacaaatgctgtttttttttgttttttttttaaaccctgtGCCATATTTGACAGAACCTTGCATTTTTACAATATAGTCCAGtatgttacttttttgttattttttgtatgctgcacaattcaccttatAGCAGAGCAAGTTATTTCTATCCAGAACTAGGGGGGCAAACCCGtcggcctgcgctacatgccagccacttcacgtctctgccgctcgcgtatgtggatttcactttcaccaaacaaatcttttaattcttgcggatacaccccttcattgggaagaaacactgatttgtgttaccatcagggaaaagtagatgATCTAcatgtctctgacttaaagtttaaatccgatctcttttcactgttccgttatatcaccgagtaataatttccatttgtttgcgctaatgcgatctttacaatcattttttgagatttttgaattttagtactttcattatctctaacctgctctgcatgtgtatcgcaccaacatttttgaattctttatgacattctactttgtcatctactctttgtcttttatttccggccctgggtgtggttaagtctcttggcacaaagtctcatctcgcggaacgtgaaagtatctctctgaaaaagtcatgtatcgtcccaggctaaaaagtctcatctcgctccaggattttttttattataatagagagatgtaatgtTTAGGCCCTGTAGTTtaattatgattagtattttattccctttgaatttacattttgtttacattAAAGTTAAGTTTCAGTGtttctgtttaaaatgctctaattataatagttttgtttatCTTTTGCATAAATCCTGTAGGCCTCTTTGAAATGGTTTAGTCATACTagcactgtttgatctcagtaatattgtttccattaatctcattagtaaggTATAAATAATATCCTATTAAGAAGGCCAAGCTAGATCATGAAGACTTTAACActtttttaaaggatgcaaactATTGcctaattatcattatcatcaagtcccagaaaatactgagatataaTTTTATGCCAATATCGCACACCCCTAGTAGTACTAAGTCATGTTCAACGACCACCTGCTCCAAAGCACACTGGACCAgaagttcaccttccaacaggacaatcaCCCTAAGCACAAGGCAAAGATACCAAAAAGTGGCTTAGGGTAAACTCTGAGAATATCTTGAGTAGCACAGCCAGTGACTGGACTTGAAtacaatcaaacatctctggggaGAGTTGAAAATAGTTGTCTACCGATAGTCTTCATACAACCTGATGGAGTTCAAGAGGATGTGCAGATAAGAACCGTAGAAAATCCCAAAATCCAGGTATGTGAAGCTTGTCAAATCATACCCAAGAAGATCCCCAGCTGTATGTCTTCATGCCCTGTACTCTTGGAGATCAGAGGAATCAGAAGTATATATTAATGTTCTTACCAAATCTGTTTCCAGGACCCGAACTCCAAGGATTTTGGGCTGGCTTGGATGATGAAACACTGCTATTAGATGTTGCCCATGGATCAGGGGGTTTGCTGGATGATGAACCCCAAGAATCACCTGAAACAGTAGCAGGTTTAGTTTctgaaaatgagaaagaaagaaagaaaaagtgtataAACAGAGCATACTGGGGCTGACATAAAATCTTTAGCATACTTTCATGGaaatcaaatacaaataaatattcttGCAGAAGCCTTTAGTTAATATAAATTGTGAATCTCCTGGCTTTAAATCATATGTCCAGCTGGGCTATGCTGTTTTCAGCAATATAAAGTACGTGAGTCAGTGGCTGAGCTGGGATTCACAATTCTAAAATACTGGGAATCAAAGAATCTCAACACTTAAAAATTTAAAGCAGTTTTCTTACCTTAAAAGGTAAGGTACAATTAAAGCAGTATTTTTTGTGAAACTTAACACATGAAGCAAATCTCATCAATGTAGAAGGGCAGTGGAAAGGGCAGCAGGTGCAGTAACCTATGCACCAAGAAACATCCCAGCACCCACCACACATTCTTGAAATTAAGAATTTAGTAAAAATTGGTAAGAGTAAATAGCCACCAAACTCACATTCCTGAGTAGACTGCTGCATACTCAGAGCAGGAGAAGTCAGAGTTTCTGTAAAGAGGAAGAAATAGTTTTCTACTAGAATCAGACCACTCAGAGTCATACCGTAGGACTGCCAGGGGTCTGGGGTGGCCGCAGTGGCTCCCCCACCCCAGGGGTCTGCCTTTTTCTCAACTGTCAAAGGACCCCATGGCTCCAGCTTAGGGGCAGCAGGCAAAGCGTCCATCAGGTCCATCAGGGCAGGCTGGTAAGGGGAGGAATGAGCGGAGAAAAAGGCAAATGAGATTCAGAAGAAATTTAACTTAAAATCTGGTACAAGCATACACCCCTACCTATCAAGTTCAAACTCCTGCTTCAGTGCTAGTCAAAAAGACTAAGGCAttagtgtaaaataaaaactacaaataaaCTTGAAAGAAGTAAACATGAGGCTTAATATGTCCTCTGGCTTTATGGATTCTATCCTGTGCCATACGAAACACTGTCTCCTTTAGATCTCCTTCCCTCATGTTGGGCTCGCATTATATGGCTTTCAACATCCCCAAAGGCAACCCCCccgaaaaaaaaataataagtgaaCTGCTCACAGTGCACAACATTCTTTTTTCATCAGGTATCTTATCATCCACAGTGATATACACAATCAAGCATAAACAAGATTCTTCCCATGACAAAAGACATTGGATTCTGAAACTTTGATGTCTCATGAAAACATGAGGTGTGATCATTTCTTTTTGAGTGGGTCTGTCATAACAAAGCCACAAGAGCAGCTTCCTCTCACACTTTTGTTCATTGCTGTTTGCATAACTTGTCTTATCTACTCATTCTAAAAGACTTTGAGCTGATAATTTTAAacatgcatgaaaaaaaaaaaaaaaaaaagaaaaagaaaaaagcacacaCGGGGCGTCTACGCCAACACAAAGACTAGCTCAGACGCGTCAGCGATAGATACATGCAGCAACTTGGCGCCAATCTGGAAATTTTTCATTGATCTCAAAATTTTGTCTGTGACAGGAAAAATCAGAACTAAAATTATGTAGTTTCTGCCTGGTATTAGTTGAGGAATCAGTACTGAAAAAACTTCCTTGCAGCACTGTGCCTTAATTGCTGCTGATGAAtgcttattttaatctttctTGAGGTCCAGACACCTCGGATCCAGTTCCAATTTACCACAAGGAAAACTGGCACAACCACTGGCTAATTCCAGCACTGAACGGACTACCAGAAATCTCCTATGTCTACCAACACAACTGCAGGCAACTGTGTGCAAAGATCTGATGTGGGGCGTATTGTAGTCTGTCCAGGGTTTAGAACGGCAACTGGCCTTTACTCAGAATATTCTTCAAGAAATGTTCTTTCTGAACATTCATATTATATTGGCGTTTGTTTTTGTCTCATCTACTGGCACCTAGCCTTAAGCTGAATAAGCATGCAAAATGTTCTCTTATACcaatttagtgttttattatttctctgcttttctttgtgctgctttgcatttgaaaatgtgtgTAACATTCCTGAGCCAATTTACAGTGAATGatgctatataaaagaaaaatgaatggaacTGAAAAACCACAGGTTAGCTTCTCAACTTCTGTTGTAGTCCCAGCATCAACCCCAAATATGCATACCTCTTTCTTTTTACCAGTTTTTGTAGTGTTCTTCCGACTTTCTTCAATTGCCATCTGCAGCCTTAGGTCATCACCACGTCGCAGTCTCTCCTCCTGAAAGAAATAAGGTCACACATCGGGACCATAATTGCTAATTGCAGAGTGAAGTTTTTGCATATAGTGCTTTAAATGTAGCCAATCTACTACAACTTAAGATACCAGGGCCCAACACTACTGCATCATGTCTGTCAACCACACATGAGGAGGAAAGCacagatacaagaaaaaaaaaacctccatcaCATTAAGAATAACACCAGACTCTTGGTCAAACTAGCTCAGTTTAAAAAGAATTACATAAAGGAGGCAACTCAATAATGCAGGGGCCACTATGGTAAACATTGCATAAGTAACTTTGCAAAAAACAGTAACTACCCAATCCATCAACCTTATTTGTACCTAAATGTAAGGACCACGTCACCTAAAAACCAACCAGCCCCTTTATTGATACAGTTAACAATACAAACAGCAGAACCACAAATCCAAAATGCTCACACCACAAGCTGCAAGCCAAATCAACCAGAAGCAGAAGGAACTACACACCTGCTCTGCTGCTTCTCGACTCATTGCCAGGGCAAGTTGTAACTGGAGTTCTTCTTCTCCGGTGGTCTGTGGTCGGGCTTGCTCAAGCTCTGATGATGTGTGTGGAGAAGTCGCTGCAAAACAAAGATGACAAAACGTGATTCAAGTGTTATTCTGGTGGTATCAAAGCCCCATGCCCAAACCTAATAATGTTGTGATGAAAGCAAATCTCTCACCCTCAACTATAAGAATAACAACCCAAATGAACATAGTAATCTCCAGGACTGAATTGAAGGAAAATTGTGAAGTACAATCAGTTCTTTTTTAGAACAAATGAATGGTGTTCTGCCACCATAGTTCAACTCATAGACCAAGTGTGAGGTTATAGCCTTGTCTGCCTTGGAGAATTTTACTGCAATCTCTAGAAACTAGAACAATTGCAAATGTATGATACTTCAAAGACTGGTCAATTCAATGCCAAAACTACCTCAAGAAGTGACGCATATCACAAAAGTATCAGCAGACACTGAAGTCTACCACAAATGAAGAGGTTGGGCTACTGCATAGAAGCCATACAGCCCATTCGTTCAGGCCTAAACAAACCACATTTAAGATACACTGGTCAACCACATCACTGTCACACAGAAGAGTACTGTAACCTAATCACAAAACAATAGGTTTACAGAACAGTTACCAGAATGAGAATTACAGTATAGTCAACCTGAGATATATAGCTGAGGTACCAGCTTATGAACAGAGAGGCTATGGAGCAAAATTCAAATAATTTGATGTTACAGGCTCTCCGTCTCACCCCGTCACTTTCAGAGTGTTTGGTATGGCAACCTCATATGTAACTGGTGTGAATGGAAGAAAATGCAATGCTCTAACTGCTACTTACACCCATGGTAGGAGGCAGGAGAACCACCGGACTTGCCATATTCCTGCTCTGAATAGCTGGTAGACAAGTTTGGTTGACTGGAGCCACGGCCAAAAGTGATTTGGTTGTTACTGCCAACACCAGTGGCAACCTGTGCCATGCGCTCCTTGGTTTTTAAGGCCTGGGCTCGCTCCCCTTTTAACCTatcttcatctttcagcagagCCACCAACTGCTTCGACTTCTCTCGCACATTGATTCCTTGATCCTTGCCATCTCGGTCAATATACTGGAAATCCTTCAGGGTCTGAATGGCAAAGATGTTCTCCTTGCACTGCTGAGCCACTCTTTCTGAACCAGTCTTAATCAGGTAGTCAAGAAGTGTCAATGCCTTGTACACATGCCTCCAGTTCTTGCCATGGTCATTTAGCCGCCTCCAGATCATGCTCATAATCTCGGAGAAAGCCACCACATTGTAGGTCAGGTCTGCAATCTCAGTCATCAGTGAACTGGATGGCCCCCATGGGTCATTGGATGTGGCCTCACGCACTTTAATTTCAGCTTCAGAATAATTGTTGACAATGTTTTTCATCTGCCGCCTAATAGAAGATGTTGTCATTTTGGCTGGTTGTTGCTACCCGGCAAGCAGGAGACCTGCACAGTTTCAATTCaaacttaacagttttgctcCAGTGCTCCCAGGCAGCTAAGGCAGTTATCTGAAAGGTAAGGCAGAGAAAACAGGCTGCAATGTTCCCTGTACAGTTTCTGCCAAGACCATCTTCCTGTACTGTAAGTTCCTATGGAGTGAAGACAGGCAatacctacaaaaaaaaaaaaaaaaaaagtagacacATAATTAGACGATATACGCAGGCAGCGCAGCTGCATCTGATTGACATTACCTGTTTTATACAGTGGCTTTCACAAGGTGCTCCACAgtagtggttctcaagttcagtcctgtaaCACCCCTGTGGCTGCACACTTTTGTCCCAACCCATATCTTAATTATACTCCAACCTTAATCAATAAAGccactatttttctttttttctttaatttgtctaAAAACTACAAattatttatgctgtattttTACTAAATGAAGCAGGAATTAGTATGAGATGggtaaaaattatgttttggtTACTTAATAAGCACATAACTGAGCAACACTAACGTAGATGCTCTTTTCAGAATCATTtgtggtgatagatagataggtagatagatagatagatagatagatagatagatagatagatagatagatagatagatagatagatagatactttattaatcccaatgggaaattcacattcttcagcagcagcatactgatacatacACGGATGCTCTGCTCATCATTAATTGCCTGCTTTCTTAATTGTATCTGAACGCCCAccgaaaaagtgaattaaaagaaacaaacaaaataaagcatttaaagatatagGGGAAAATACACTTCTTGGACATTAAGAcactttttgtaaatgtgtcactaCCACACTtctaaatgcaaaacaaaaaggcTAACTAAACAATGAGTAAAAATGACAGACTAattgagaaactggttggaacataAGCCACGGGCCCTCAGGACTGATCATGAGATCCACTGTTCTACATCATTAGCAAGAAAACATATTTGCTGCATGATATTAAGAGCACAGGCACAACTACCAGGAAGACAGTAGCACCACCACAACACAGGGTGCAATGAGACCACAACTGTAAGTCACTCTTTAGATAGTCAACTTTACAAGTAACTATACAAGATACAAAATAGTTTTTTGTACACATATGGACACACATGTAATCTTATACAAACACTTTGTAAGGAAACTGGCACACAAGctaaacaaacacttctttgctTATAATGTATAGGGAGACAGCTGCATGTATCATTGCCATTATGAGCATccttcacatcctctctctgatacaccGAGTACTTTTAACCAACTTATTATTTAGTAGAAGTAtcaaacgctactggggctcatttataccaacaacaatgtgtatgcataatgcctcactgtgacggTGTCAGCCAAGtcataacttttctttctttttaattgtgtagCTTATAATCTTTCTGTGTGTGCTCAGACCaaagtatgtgtatatttatttatttacttacttacctatttatgcatttatttatttaaagaggttcGGTTAAAGGCCAAAAAtcccactggggacaaataaagttttatctaacaCCCATACATTCTCCCACAAAAGCTCTAGACCTTACAAGTAAGCCAGGCAAATTTCCCACGCACAGTCGCTAGGAGATAGACACGCTTTCCAACCAAAAAGTCCCACACAATGTTTAACTGAAGATACACATCGCAACCTAACAGTTACTCACATTGGAAGTCAACACACACAAGACTCTCAGGATGAAAACTCAAATGTGGACTGCTTCATCACCAAAACCCACACATCATCATTAATTAGACCCACCAAAAAAACATACACGTTGAATCGGAGATGCGGTACAGAGTGTCGAATTGAATGTAAATGGTTAGCAGCTTCACTTGAAAGGTAAAGGATACAATACAAAACCAGCCTGCGTTAGAAGGGAGGGCTCGCCAAGTCAGGGGATCCACTAATATGGCGGTGACCCAAAGCAGCACGGCCACTATGTCGGCTACACTTGTAGATCCGAAGAGAAAAACTTTCTGCTCACTTCAGAGAGCCCTCTTTGAGTACGTAATCGCAAGCCGTCGGACGTTAGCAAATATTATAATCAGCTGAAGTATGCCTTCTCAGACAACTCACATTCCACAGTGAAATCTGTGCTAAGGAACAGAAGACAGCTCGGCCGCACAGGCGGCCTGAAATGCCCAAGCCAGATCGGGGCTCCGTAGGCCGTTACGAAATCCGCTAACTCACCATCACTTGCTTCTCGAATCACTTTGCCGGCACTAGACGCCGGTCAGCCTCGCCAGTGCCGGATGCGCTAAAGGAAGCAGAGTTTCCAGGTCCGACCACAAAGACCCGTCTAATCGATCAAACAAGACCAAAATGAGCCCAGCCCACTTACTGCTAAGGACTACTGGCGATGGAGAGGTGGGGAAAGCTTGGGGGTGGGGCAGCAGATGCTATTGTAAAATTGGCCAATTTAATAACATGACTGGCTTGCGAAAAACGTGTCTTTGTATGGGATTGGCTAATCAGCTGTCAATCTCAAACGCTAACCCTCACGTTCCAGTTGACAGAAAGCAACAGCGCTTAACGGAGGAAGGGGAGGAGTCAAAGTAAGTCAGAAAATCATAACGCGATTTACCAAACAATACAATTTCTCTTCACCACAACAGGTGTACGAACGCCACTATTTGTTGCTGGAAATCGCGCTATTGTTATCATTGCAAAGGTTTCAAGTAATAGAAACACAACCCCTTTTGTTTGCCAGTTTCATTGCCCGTAACTACAGAGGCAAGCGAACAAGTATAAGTAAATTCATATATTCTTAAACAATTTAAACCACTGTACATAAAAGTTCTAATTTATTCaccttaattaaatttaaaaacaagctAACAGTCCTGGTACCCCTACCACTAACCAGCAAGTCGCACACACTTTAACTGTCCTCGTCAGGCCTTCCCCAGCCAACATGGCGGGAATGGGCGTGGTCGCGGGCGGGTATTGGTGGAGCTCAGAGGCGGGGAATTCTGGGATTGACTTTTTGTTTCGCGAACGTAGAAAGAAAGAAGCAATACCCTGCTTGACGTGATGAAAGGCGAACCCTCTGGCTTTTACGTCTGTTCAAAGTGTGAAGTATTTACTTTCGTTTTCCCATTCACGCTTTGTCCTGACTTACTTTCCGTTGCTTAACTGTATTAATAACCAGGCAGGCATTTGTTTTGATGTATTGTACAAATATCGTTTGTGTACATACACAATGTGTGGTAAAGCCTAGGCGTAACTGATCAAACTGGAGTGTGTACTTTGTGACAAAGTATGTGCAGCTCAGTACAACAAagaatgactgaatgtataaacaCTGCTACAAAGATTCAGCAAGTGGTTGGATATGGCATCAAAACATGTGGAAAGAAGATCTGGAACAATGTAATAGGCAGTAAGCAGCACATCATAACCACATGAGTACTCACACTTCAACAGACCGATCTTTTCCATTGTAATGACAGGTTTGCTGCCGTCTCTTGTGTTGATTTTGCAAGCTGCCAGCTGTGCTTCTTTATTAGTTTCTGACTTGTTTTCCTCCAAGTGGCATCCTTTAGCAATTCTGCACATGCTCCTTTGATGGTTACCAAGGAAACACAGCTTAGCGTTTGATACTTGGATGAGGATATTTTCATTAAAGTCATAGTTCTGAAAGTTGTCAAAGCTGTTCATGGCAGGTAGAAATGCAATCTGACACTGATGATGCAATTGTAGGTGTTTTTCCATTAGAGAAAGGAAATCAAAAGGAGGCATTTCTTTTTAGatttattacataaaaatgcACTGTGAACATTTGTGTACACAATTCACATGGAACATTTTGAGGACATTTAATTagacatttttgttctttttgttgcttgtttgttttttttattttttttttcctagcacTGTTTTATGCGGTGTAGAAGAcccatttgttttggtttcattgcTTATTGGTGCTCATTGATAAGCTGCAATAAATGGTTGCATTTTGTCTGTTTTCCAGTACTCACATGATTCCATTTGCACAGAAGCCAAGTATTTTAACAACTATACAATTAAACGCCCAGGTCATCAGTGTTTCCGCTATCACTTTGTCATCGGCTGAAACCTGTCAGTGACTGTGAAACCACCATTGTCTTCTCGAAGACATGCTTAACGTCACAGGTTGCCTTTATTAAGCAGGAACGCACAAGTAGTGAAATCTCAAAAGTGGTGGTGGTTATAAATGAAAAAGTGGATCAGACAGGTTTAATGGAAGGTGTCGGTGGTTAATGGTCACCTGTTTTTAAGTATGTTAATACCCAATCATATATTTTACCACAGTCATTAATAACGATTTTCAGAAGCACATCTGGATAGTCTAAAATATcacttttttgcaatttttgcacTGGATCTCGTTTTGCATTTTCATAAAATATCATTTTGCTGTTACCATTATGATGCATAATATTTGTGTTGGTTTGTCATGGATGATGCCATGCTGTATAATATTGCTATGCATGTTTGTTTGTTACAAGACTCATGTCATGGGAATTCTGACATCACAATTCTGTCACTATAAAACATGGTTGCTCAAGTGTTCACCCATTTCCTTTGCAATTTTCTCCTTTCCTTAACTACTTTTCACCTAGTGTTGAGAACCTTAAAAGGCTCTTCCAAGAAGGGAGGACTTGTTGctacatttttttctactttgttttggcttttttgaGACTTGGGGTGATGACACTTGATGTGATTTGTTCAGCTTTTCTTTTGCCTATCCCTTGCAATGTTACTTATCTCTTGGTTTTCCCCTCTTAACAGTTTTCTTTCAGGCTACCTCCTGTGCATGCCATATTCAAGTCTGGCTAATACAGTACAAAATTATGTTACATTAAGAATTTCTGTTCACAGATTTGTAcagctattgaaataaatgtctTATTGGCATTGCTCTGTGATGTAAACTGGTCTCCCATAAAATCTTGGCAGAACTTTATAATACATATCTTAGCTGGAGTGTTGTATGCTGATTCCTGACAGAAGAAGACATTGATTTTTTAGTGTAATCTTGATTTAGGTTTTGAAGATGGCAGGCAGACCACTATTCCAATTAGTTCTAACAGAGTTATACATATTAATTTGAAATCACCACTATTTTCCCCCAGAACACCCTGCGCAGCCTCAGTTTAGCCTCTGCCAGCatgtcttttctttcttccttggGGAAAAATAGATAAGCGAAGAATGATGTGGCAAACATTGTTTCAGAGTCTCCTTTAAATACTCAGTTGTATTCATATCTGTTGAATTAGAAGGTTGTTCTATGTGGATGACTTTGTTGTCATTCTCACCCAACTATTGTGTGACCATTTGAGCTTAGGCGGATAAGCACAATGTCAGTCTTGAAGACATTCTTCCTATAGAATAGTAAAGAAATGCTCCAACACATAGTTAATGTGATTGCTCACAATTATGAATTAGTAATGAGCATTGATGTTGTCCACTGGGGGGGATAAATGCTTCCAAGACATGCCAGGAAAATGTGCCACAGACCATTGTGGGACCACCAAAACCTTTCAGTGTTTCAGTCTAGCATTCTGGCCTTTAGGCTTCCTTTGTGTGAACTCATCTATTTGTAATGATTACGATAAATAATAGAGGTTGATTTACTTGAAAATAATGCCCTTGTCAGTTACttgtgtgttcatttttgtgCTGTTAGCCTTCAAGCATTACCAAGTATAGTGAATGTGCATTCACTGCACCCCAACTGTATTATCCTGTTTAGGGTAATTCTCAACAAGCTGTTTTGATATTGCTATTCAGTTATTCCCTTGTCTGAGCTTTGATTTAGAACTTCCTGTCTTTCACTTTGTACTCATTTATAGACATCACGATCACGGAGTTTACACACCCAGCCACAGTTGAACACTGTTGATAATGTCTCTTCATCCAAGTTCCACCTTAGACATTGGCTGTTATAAATTCCTTTTGAGTTTCTGACAAACTGTATAAGGTTTTGATACTCGAGgaatttgattttgatatttaatttggTGTAGCATACACCTGAACAAAATGTAATATCTAATAACATCTTATCaaagcaccattttgttttctgtatgggcACCCACAATTTAGGCATTTGTTTCAGTTATCTCCATAGTGATCCTTCCCAGAATTCCATGGGGTGTGCTCATTTTTTACCTCATTTTAGCAACAATATGAAGGTCGCCCCGGACATTTCCTGGGTACCCAAGCTTGACTGATAAGCCCTTGTTTCCttgcattaaaataatatttattttgtcttcccaggttttcaaatctttttttaaaatgtaaatttttgatTGTGTATTAGTTTTGACAAAACTAAACTTTagttcctggttttgaccttagACCCGTTCTTTACGAATCTCCCGatgccattcatttttcttttacactcTCTTGGGGGACAGGTCACTGGTGTTATTAAACACCTTCATATTGAACTATTTTC includes these proteins:
- the epn2 gene encoding epsin-2, producing MTTSSIRRQMKNIVNNYSEAEIKVREATSNDPWGPSSSLMTEIADLTYNVVAFSEIMSMIWRRLNDHGKNWRHVYKALTLLDYLIKTGSERVAQQCKENIFAIQTLKDFQYIDRDGKDQGINVREKSKQLVALLKDEDRLKGERAQALKTKERMAQVATGVGSNNQITFGRGSSQPNLSTSYSEQEYGKSGGSPASYHGSTSPHTSSELEQARPQTTGEEELQLQLALAMSREAAEQEERLRRGDDLRLQMAIEESRKNTTKTGKKKEPALMDLMDALPAAPKLEPWGPLTVEKKADPWGGGATAATPDPWQSYETKPATVSGDSWGSSSSKPPDPWATSNSSVSSSKPAQNPWSSGPGNRFGKSDFDVFGGLNGTTKDEFSEFDSLRSTKPSDTMESSLLTPTSVASSSSKFFDSQQSGLPPSMQSINARKTPESFLGTNASLVNLDSLVTKPMQPSTLSNPFLASGAPVSAPINPFQINQPQPPTLNQMRASPMGSLSNQGLNMMPSTGAEPLPLSSMGTAPGMAAIVPVGRMTQGVGMSIPGSMPQPLISTGMPPTSTHTASTTNPFLL